A window of the Cannabis sativa cultivar Pink pepper isolate KNU-18-1 chromosome X, ASM2916894v1, whole genome shotgun sequence genome harbors these coding sequences:
- the LOC115713581 gene encoding LOW QUALITY PROTEIN: protein SNOWY COTYLEDON 3 (The sequence of the model RefSeq protein was modified relative to this genomic sequence to represent the inferred CDS: inserted 1 base in 1 codon) codes for MRLGWIASSSCTTPRTLEFGAFVCQEQRGSRGAMAAARFWQESKNRSQRLPEPASPFSRSTAMRAFAPSKLITPKKLSIESPVLSPRGVLSSSRRKTSPIKGICRPASPSKASMSVVSSTLRGTSPLQIRNLVPGTMSNKNAPSILSFAVDIQRGKAGENRLXSHFLRLLYNRLLQWRFINARVDASLSAQRLNAERSIFNAWVTTEQLRESVRTKRIELQLMRQTLKLISILKEQDYCRWYIWKSGRF; via the exons ATGAGACTTGGGTGGATTGCTTCTTCCAGTTGTACAACTCCAAGAACACTTGAGTTTGGTGCCTTTGTTTGTCAAGAGCAACGTGGTTCTCGAGGAGCCATGGCGGCTGCAAGGTTCTGGCAAGAGTCTAAGAATCGGTCCCAACGATTACCAGAGCCTGCTTCTCCATTCTCTAGGAGTACTGCGATGAGAGCTTTTGCCCCATCAAAGCTCATTACTCCGAAGAAGTTATCCATTGAGAGTCCTGTATTATCTCCTCGAGGAGTACTTAGCAGTAGTAGGCGAAAGACTTCTCCGATTAAAGGGATTTGTCGTCCTGCGTCACCGAGTAAAGCTTCCATGTCTGTTGTGTCATCCACGTTGAGGGGAACGAGCCCATTGCAGATCAGGAATTTAGTTCCAGGTACGATGAGTAATAAAAACGCACCATCGATTTTAAGTTTTGCGGTCGATATTCAAAGAGGGAAAGCAGGAGAAAACAGAC CTTCTCACTTTTTAAGGCTCTTATATAATCGTCTCTTGCAATGGCGATTCATAAATGCTAGAGTTGATGCTTCTCTTTCGGCACAGAGGTTGAATGCAGAG AGAAGCATTTTTAATGCATGGGTCACAACAGAACAACTCCGTGAATCTGTTAGAACTAAAAGAATCGAATTACAATTGATGAGGCAAACTCTGAAACTTATTTCCATCCTAAAGGAGCAA GATTATTGCAGATGGTATATTTGGAAGAGTGGTCGGTTCTAG